The Solanum pennellii chromosome 4, SPENNV200 genomic interval GTTCTGGGTCATGTGCCCAATTttgggtgttttttttttatcaattcgGGTGGTGATATGATGTGTTTGATAGCACCcacaataaaattatttcaaacgtGTTGAAATATCTACAGGctcatttcaaattcttcaatttttgacCACTTATCAGAACTTTTAAATTCATGGGCATGGACATTCATAAAATCCACTAGAAGTTACATAGACAATCATGTGAGGCATCTAACTAACAAAAATCATCCAAGACATTTTAAGCAACAATGCAAGGAAGGTTTGCGTACCTTATTCATTAACAAGGGGTAGCGCAACAACAGATCAGACATATGGGAATCACCCCCATATATCTCTCCAGCAGCAATATATATAGGAGTGTTTGATGGAAATCCAAGACCGGAAAGGAATAGTCCAACTTCTCTTGGAGTTAATGGACAATAGCCTTTACTTCTCTGTTCTACAGGATCAATTTCTTTCACCTTCCACCATGTAGTGTTTTCCCTACAAATGATCAAGATAATGAAAAGACCATCGTCAGATTACAACTTCAAACAATCTAGTCAATGGCATGCTCTactaattcaaataaaagtaagAAGAGGACATTTCTAAAATCTTGGTGGATGTGACAGGGGAAGGGCTCCAATTCAGGCCAATCACTACACATAGAAACAAACAAGCACCAACATCATAGATTTCTTTTTAGAAGAAATGTACCAATCAGTATTGCATCCAGAGATCCTTTTCTTTGTGAatgttcctttttcttttaactaACTTATTAAAATTGGTGATTTTAAAGTTTGTAAACTATACAATTGAACCCCACAGGAACCAAAATAGGAGACCAGTGAGCTAGGCATTTCACACGTGTCTAATAATCAAGCAAAATGAAAGCATATGGTTGATGTTCAACCTGTTAAAAAGTGTTCTTGCTTCTTAGCAGACAAACTTTTGTTTGAAGAGGTCAGATgttatccaacaattaatcAGAAGCACATGCTCTGGCTATCAAATAACTATACGTCATAACAATCTACCTAATTGCCTTCAGTTCCTCAGCTTCCTCTGGGGATAGATCATGTGTGCATCCACTAAAAGCAAGCATGTCCTTTTCAAATCGCAAATGTAAAGCAATATAGGGGCCATATGATCTCATCCGATCAACCAACATCTGTACATAGAAGTTGAATCAGTGAAATAGATCAGGCAAAGTAACACTTGAAAATGATTTTGATCTAAGCATCAATAAGTGGTGACCTTTCCCATTGCTTCAATCTTGGGAGCAAATCGAAGAGCTTCATAACAAGCTCGACACCGCAGCTTCTGAATATCAGGAGGCAGGTTATTATTCGCCAATCTTGAATCAGACTTGGCGGCTCGAATGATCTAAAGAGATTAGATTGcataaattaattacaaatGGACATTATTGCTTGCTTGGTACACAGATTAGTTTTATGTACCTGGTATTCATCCCACAGTCGTGCAATCTCTTCCTCATAGTAATCCACACCAGACCAACTCCTAAAATGTTTGACTGCTTTAGTTGCAGATGCCAGTTCCTTCGGTAGCTTTTTGACAACATTTACATCGTTTTTCAAAGAAATAATAAACTGGTCTTCATCAAAGACATCGGAGAAGTTGCTGCAATTCAGGCATTAAAGAGTAAATTTTACCAGTTTATGCAGCAAGTATAATACACTCAATCCTTAAGGATGAAAAGGATGTTGATCCCCTTGCAACTAACAGTTCAAAATGAGCATGAAACCACAAAAAGAAATTGCTCACTAAAGGAAATTACGCACCTAGAGTCCTGCCAAAATGAGCGCTTATCAAGCTCAGGGATCACAAGGGTAGCATTTATGATACGAGCAACAGCAACCATGTCACATATCTGCAACATAACAACCTTTTCCTTCAACAGAAAGCCACCAAACAATGACAAGTAAATGTTTTATGCATACATTGTGTGAACTTTACACAGATTGACATAGTTTTCATGAAtccacaattaaaaaaaaaatattcattaggACCAATTACCTTATAAAAAAACGAATTAACATGTATACTGGTTTAGGGGAGATGAATTGTCTTCTAGAAGATTTGAAATGTAAACCAAATGCTAGAAATAAGGGACATAAGACATATCCATTGAAGAAACCCATACTGAGTTAAGAGTATGAGTAATTAAAGATGCATATTTGACATAACAGACTTCCACTCATCCTCCTCCCACCAAAACACAACTTCATTTTCTCAGAGTAAAATTAATGCCTGGTGATAGATGGCTTGGGTTATGATCACCAGTCATCAGTtattccaaaagaaaaaatgaatgaaagaagaTAACTCGCActaaactttttaaataatttctttcCTTCAAAGAACAAAtcctaaattttaataattagtaAAGGATTAATTCCAAAGCTTATGTTTTAGTCATTTGAATCTTTGAATAAAGAGAGACCTCAACAGTCTGAAACATACTTCAAATTTAGTATATTGTCCAACAACATAAATATTCCAGTGGAGCATGATACTGAAaggaaaaaaggaaataataatcCTGAAATTTAAGAGAAACAGACATCTTTTATatgtgaaaagaaaaagagatgcAAAGAATACAGACCCCAGCTCTCATCTGATTGAGCCCACCATTGGCATGAACCAGCAAGTACCCTCGAGACTCTGGAGGAGCTGGAGTTAAATTTGCAAATAGAGATAAGCAACATAGAAAAATTCATATACGTTTGATTCAAGAAAGCACAAAGCCACTCTCTTATATTGGATTGTATGGGAACAAGGAATTGCTTACGTGTATATAATGGACTTGCAGCAACACAAGGAACATGGTCGCGATTTGGGGGTGGTTTCCATAACTTTTCCAAACTCCCATTCCGACTTGCAACATCTAACTGTCAAATCTAAAGGAGTGAACATGAAATATGCATAACTACATATTTACATAGTCCTATGTCGAATGTCTACAAACATATGTCAAATCATACCAGACCAAACACTAATGCCATCATGAACTCAATTTACTTAAAGAAAGAATATTTTCTTCCCTAACCCCACAAAGTGAGATTACACAGGGTAAGCTGTTGAAAGATAAAccgaaatatatttttttgagggAGTATAAAACCTTTCGAGCAGCGAGAGGAGCCTTTGGCAAATGGGGCGGGGCAAGTTCTTGAATCCAGCTTCTTTCTCTACTCAGCTTTTGGGATGAATATTCATGTTGCTATAACAATAAAACACCCCACATCAGTACCTAAACCTCGAATGACAACCATAACCGCAAAGAAATgtcaaaatgaaagaaatactGAAAAAGTATTTTCAACATCAACCATCACCACGATACAGGATAAGTTTGACAAAAACCAGAAAATTAATGATACAATTGAATTTCTAGTTAGCATTGATAGTTAACAGCTTATTTTAGATCAACAAATAAACCCACTTGAAATCCCTTATctatcttttgagaaatgacaTAGCCCTAGTTTCTAGCTTAGCTCATAATTTCACCCTGTTTTAGCCTTCCCTGCATTAATTTTTCTTCAAGTTCAGTTAAGTTCCGTTTACAGATGGcatcaattaatcaacaatttagtcaaataaacctaaaaaatacaaattttatcagACCCAAATCCCAATACTATAGAAATTACACCCTCAACACCAACTCAGCTGATTTCAGGTATATGAATCTTCAATATCCATTTCGTTCTATGTGACACCGTTTCCATTAGTAAAAGAACGAAGGTCATAACGAGCAAAAatagagaaaacccaatatagttcaagaaatgTACCGTGGGAAGTTTATCAGGCAACTTGGTAACTTCTGAAGCAGGAAATTGGATATGAACATATAGAAGAGCCATAAGGGCTATTCCAGTGATGGCAAAAGTTAACATCTTGCGCACAATAGACACTTTTCTCCATCTTTTCTTCTGCATCTTCAACAACACCACCCTTTTCTTTCAAGAACCcacaaaaataaacaaaatctcAGACACCCTTTTGATACGTATGGCTGATTTTGATTCTTTGTTGCGTGGAATTCGTAAGTGTGTTTGATTCTTGAAAGTTGAAATCTCTGAGCTTGGTGGGGGTTAAGCTTTTGGTTTTTTTAATGGCATTTATATGCAGTAAATAGTTTccattatttttcatagttgGGGGGGTCTGGGTACTAAGAATTTGAGTAAGAATAGAGTAACTCGGATTGTGCTGGAtcgataaatatttttttatttttaataaaatttaaatttatgaattcatcttaattaaaaaatgctATATTTAATATGTCTGTATAAAtctaaatttagtcaaaatttaatatatataactaaagagtacgaataaaaaaaaaaagaagaagaatgagaaTAATGGACCAATTAGACAATTACAATGAGACACAAAGTAAAAAAGGTGAAAACAGGATTAATAGATCCTCTTTGTAACCTAATTATTCGTATTTATTCATCGCTAATAAATCAAAcactttaaatttcaaaatcctAATTCCGTATTTAGTAGGAGTTTGACCTGGCATAATATcactttaattattataaatcatttaaatgtaaagaaataaaaggaataatatttaaaaatagacaTTTTGTTCATTAAGTTGagtgaacaagtaaaaataaacaagaaatagTAACAATactaatattaaaattgaatcaactctaagaaaatcaaaatccaattttaatttttaagaaattattaaataagggtaaaattaatttattttccttcCAATGTAAATAATTCATGATTAGCAAGCtgttaaacttgaaaattttacaGTAAATATAAGAATAAACGTGCCAAATTTAAGGATAAATTTCCTCAGAAAATCTTGATAGAATCTTGGCTATACTTATAGATCCGGAAATGTAGAAATTAACATACATGAAATGTAACagtgtttgaattaataatgataatattttatataattcattACATGCGCAAGTGAAATCAggttaaaaattgattaatataaaatattatcacaTAATTAAAGTAGTTATATTTTACCtttctaataaataaaaatctagtGATTCTATGAATTATGTTAAATCAATTCATGATATTCacaatctatttttaaaaaatctcatttaaattttcatttatttcatctatttttcttttacgtctaaataaaattaaaatgcttAAAGCCAAATTACAATAAGAGTCATTAAATATAAAGAAACGCACACtatattaatcataatttaGTGTTGCTATGTTTTTGTCTTTGACTTTctataagtattttttaaattagcCTCCCTCAAATGGTAATAAAATATTCGAAAATAAAAACGAATATTTAAGGGCCAGCAGAATAAAAACAGATCTCAAGATGACCTAAGCTATTAGTTGCATTTAATTTAATATCCATCTTAGTAATTGTCATGTTGTATGCCTTAGAATACGTCTATGTTTTCACAAGATAAATTGGCATTATCCTTTTCTATATTATGTCCAACAAgaaacctatatatatatatatatatataatccacTTGTAATGGAACTAtgtaagagcctgtttggctcagcttaaaagctggtcaaactgacttaaaagctggtttttgacttatttagctgtttggcaatactcaaaataacttattttaagttaaaaaaaacttattttaagccaaaagtaaaaagctggggtaggggtgctttttcttttttagcttataagctgttttaagttgaccacatttttatctttttgcccttaatatttttatacaatctccaaattatccacataaccctaacatctctttctttcatttttctcttttcacgtttggcatagcaagttcagcacttttatccaaacgcataactgcttattttaaaaataagtttcagcactttcaaaagtacttttttaaagctgcttttattaagcccatccaaacgggccctaagaaGTTATTTTACTAGCTCCTAGAAGAAGTAAgaatcttgaaaatattttgtatgaaaTAATATACAGGTTGTTAAGTCTTTCCAAAATATAGATACATTATTATAGAAGTTATATAGTGACCAAAAACACTGAAAATCTTAGAACTAATAgca includes:
- the LOC107015666 gene encoding O-fucosyltransferase 7 isoform X1 translates to MQKKRWRKVSIVRKMLTFAITGIALMALLYVHIQFPASEVTKLPDKLPTQHEYSSQKLSRERSWIQELAPPHLPKAPLAARKLDVASRNGSLEKLWKPPPNRDHVPCVAASPLYTPPPESRGYLLVHANGGLNQMRAGICDMVAVARIINATLVIPELDKRSFWQDSSNFSDVFDEDQFIISLKNDVNVVKKLPKELASATKAVKHFRSWSGVDYYEEEIARLWDEYQIIRAAKSDSRLANNNLPPDIQKLRCRACYEALRFAPKIEAMGKMLVDRMRSYGPYIALHLRFEKDMLAFSGCTHDLSPEEAEELKAIRENTTWWKVKEIDPVEQRSKGYCPLTPREVGLFLSGLGFPSNTPIYIAAGEIYGGDSHMSDLLLRYPLLMNKEKLASIEELEPFVNHASQLAALDYIVSVESDIFIPTYSGNMARAVEGHRRFLGHRKTISPDRRTLVRLFDKIDQGTMKEGKNLSNRIIETHRRRQGSPRKRKGPISGTKGTDRFRSEEAFYVNPLPDCLCRKESSYMNNSRSIRQRAD
- the LOC107015666 gene encoding O-fucosyltransferase 7 isoform X2 — its product is MQKKRWRKVSIVRKMLTFAITGIALMALLYVHIQFPASEVTKLPDKLPTQHEYSSQKLSRERSWIQELAPPHLPKAPLAARKLDVASRNGSLEKLWKPPPNRDHVPCVAASPLYTPPPESRGYLLVHANGGLNQMRAGICDMVAVARIINATLVIPELDKRSFWQDSSNFSDVFDEDQFIISLKNDVNVVKKLPKELASATKAVKHFRSWSGVDYYEEEIARLWDEYQIIRAAKSDSRLANNNLPPDIQKLRCRACYEALRFAPKIEAMGKMLVDRMRSYGPYIALHLRFEKDMLAFSGCTHDLSPEEAEELKAIRENTTWWKVKEIDPVEQRSKGYCPLTPREVGLFLSGLGFPSNTPIYIAAGEIYGGDSHMSDLLLRYPLLMNKEKLASIEELEPFVNHASQLAALDYIVSVESDIFIPTYSGNMARAVEGHRRFLGHRKTISPDRRTLVRLFDKIDQGTMKEGKNLSNRIIETHRRRQGSPRKRKGPISGTKGTDRFRSEEAFYVNPLPDCLCRKESSYMNNSRSIR